A region of the Anaerolineales bacterium genome:
GATCAGCGCCGAAACCGCGCGGGTGACGAAGGCCGATTTTCCGAACAGCAGGTAGGGGATCAGCTGAACGTACACGCTGAGGTTCATTTCGTATTGGCCGGCGTTCTCGAAGAAGACGGGAATCGCTTCCTCCTCCGACCAGACAAATCCCCGGTTCACCAGTTCGGCGGCGAAATTGGTCTGCACGGCTTCGTCGGTGAAGAAGTAGATCGGCCAGCGGGTCAGGCCGATCAGGCGGGTCAGCAGGTAGAGGACCAGCGCCAGCGTGAACAGCCAGCCGGCGGAGGGCCGCAGGCCGCGCAAAAACGAAGCGACCCAGGATCCGACGGCCGGGAAGGAAAACCCCGTCCGCGCCGCCTGCGCCGCCCCGGATGGAAGCCGCGCGGCGGCCTCCTGCGCCTCGGGGACAAAGCGCGTTCCGCCCGCCGAGGATTCCAGAGTCACCCGGATGCTTTCGCCCTCGGGCAGGTCCATGGTGATGTTGACGTGCGTCGTGCGGCCGGTTTTGGCGGACGGAGCGGCGAGGGACTCCTTTTGGGAAACGGTTTTGGCGCCGCGTTTGCTTTTGGAGGATCGCATGTCTCGTGTCAAAGGGAAAGCCTCCCGTGCAGGAGAGTCGTCGGACGCGGCCTGGCTTCCCGGGACCGCGGGCTTGCGGGGCGGCGTTGAAGCGGGCGGGATCGGCCCGCAGCGAACCGCGGTCTTATTCGGCGGCTCGCCGGCATTCCCGCCGGATCGCTGCGCCGGCGATCCGGCCCGGCGTTTGCCGTCTCCGTCGGAGCGGGGATGCCGGCGCCGCCGTTTCCAGGCGCGGATCAGCCACAGGTCGAACGCGGCCGCGATCGCCAACAATACCAGAAGGAATACCGCGAATTCCAGAGTGAGTTGCTCCGTCATCGCCGGCCGTTTCGCGTTTTGCCGCTAAAGCGGACTCCGGCGGACATAATAGGTGAACAGCAGGCTTCCATCCGGCGCATAAACCTCGCCCAGGCTTCCCCCGGGAAAATCCGCCTGCACCAGGGGAATGTTGGATTCCCGGCCGGGCATGAAGACGAAATACAGGTTGCCCTCCGGAACTTCCGGATTTTCGGGCGAGCCCCAGTCGTTTTCGAGGTCCATTCCCTCGGCGTTGGGCAGCAGGTAGCGCAGCGCGGGATTGGAGTAGAACCCCATCAGCCCGTTGTTAAAGAAGACGACTTCCCATTCGCCTTCTTCGTCCTCGAGCTGTTCGACGATCTTGCGGGCCACTTCCCCGCCGGCCCCGACGAAGTCGTATTTCCCCAGGAAGGTGCTGTTCGGCGTGAAATCGAAGAAGTAGAAGCGGAGATCGTCGACCGCCAGGATACCCACCAGCAGGACCGCCGCGACGCCGAGCAGGCGCTGGCGCGCGGGGAAAAGGTTGGCGAGGATCGATACGAATTCCACCGCGCCGAAGCCGACCACCAGGGCGCAGGCGGCGCCCACGCCGGGCAGGCGTTGGGCGGCGGGCGCACTCTCGCTGAGCGAAACGACCATTCCGTAGGCCGCCAGCCACAACAGCGGGACCCAGGTGCGCGTGTCGCGTAGGCGCAGGCAGAGGATCGCCAGCCCGAAGATGAAGAACACCGCCGGCAGGGTGCGCAGGATCGGCTGATCGGGCCGGTACCAGAACGATAGGTTGACGCTGAAGAATCCGCCGAATCCCAACTCCAGTTGGTCGAGTAGAATCCGCCAGACCGGAAGCCCGCTTTCCCGCGTGGCGATCTCCATCCATTCGCCGAGGATCGAATTGGTCCTCACGTCGGCCATGTAATGGTCGAAATGGGTGCCGATCCACCAAGCCAGGGGCAGGAGGACGGCGGTCAGCGCGGCCAGCATCGGAATCAGGTTGCGGAGGTTGAGGCGCAACTTGGCGCGGTCGAACACCGCGGCGGCGCCCAGCAAGAGGGGCGCCGCTACGAACAGGGTCCGGGAGGTGGCGTAGAAATACTGCCCGATGCCCATTGCCAGCCCGGCCGAAATCCAATAAGCCCGCTTGCCGCTGGTCCAGCCGTACCACAGCCCGCCCAGGGTGATCAGGTACCACAGGCCGTCCCAGGTGTTCATCACGCCCAGCCGGCTGAAATGCATGTGCAGGTGCAGGGCGGAAAGGAACAACGCGGACGCGAGGGCGTGCCGGTGGCTGTACATCGCCCGCACCAAAAGGTACAGGCCGCCGACGGTCAGCGCTCCGGCCAGC
Encoded here:
- a CDS encoding glycosyltransferase family 39 protein is translated as MDNPGLTTALQILPGLAAAAGLACLLFIQRRCLPGLLGFPEPLASAPGPCAAFAAPKAAAKRARKAARPAAPAPESAPPPTGAAPAEAPPPVDIERRRLGTALVFVGFWFGFLSLMLRADLPADNPNAYLPFLGIGLLLFMGGMHIASRLDRRTVLDPPLEWAAARLGTRPSQVVCLGGGVLLAGLATVAAGTASLMISPLTAILAWLSGIALVILGGWDFAPRAGKATLSKDALLWAAGLTVAAFLLRAVLVGQIPVMLSGDEGSTGMDALQFRTGGVDNPFGIFGWHPFPSLYSFIESLGIAVFGRTAAALRYPSALAGALTVGGLYLLVRAMYSHRHALASALFLSALHLHMHFSRLGVMNTWDGLWYLITLGGLWYGWTSGKRAYWISAGLAMGIGQYFYATSRTLFVAAPLLLGAAAVFDRAKLRLNLRNLIPMLAALTAVLLPLAWWIGTHFDHYMADVRTNSILGEWMEIATRESGLPVWRILLDQLELGFGGFFSVNLSFWYRPDQPILRTLPAVFFIFGLAILCLRLRDTRTWVPLLWLAAYGMVVSLSESAPAAQRLPGVGAACALVVGFGAVEFVSILANLFPARQRLLGVAAVLLVGILAVDDLRFYFFDFTPNSTFLGKYDFVGAGGEVARKIVEQLEDEEGEWEVVFFNNGLMGFYSNPALRYLLPNAEGMDLENDWGSPENPEVPEGNLYFVFMPGRESNIPLVQADFPGGSLGEVYAPDGSLLFTYYVRRSPL